The genomic region tcacaacgagccaGTATTCTTTCACAGctatttcgacacgccttcattatatttcccccagcgagagtacacggatagactttccctctcgagacatggagatcagttcccgattatgttcccccaacgagagttcacgaccgacagtcacttcctctcgagacatggagatcaacatcgaccctgaattcttccgaagtttgtttgaagctgaacgcaaacagatttctcccaacagttccagactgtgtcctgctatcTTCCCTAAAAATCATCGTTTTCTTATTATTCCTCAGGCAAACCTTCATATCTCttagaatccctgtgacccctaatgccttcagacaccaagttatcttcagaccaaagagttttacCGAAGCGTCTTcggtcccgtttcacccaggggtatctcaggtatgatctcttcttatggctggcgagcctccttacgtagtctaatggactttaaatgaccctccccgatagtcgacagactctaaaatgttcccgacgacaggtcattggctcagaccccttgagccgcctcgcgtcgccatagtcgtcaggttgtaatcttcgattgacttgatggctatactttgactttcgccttgtccaagcctcagtcaaagtcgGGGCTCTTtaaatacctcatttctgcacctcccgcaaaccacccagtgatgattgggccgcatgtttggtacgcggaacgatttgtgacagtttgtaagtttatcgtcaagtgattgctcaaacactgatgtctacctcttagttgtcatctacgcgccgatacggtcgttttgacagtaattagagtacatttggagtccgggcctaaaatcgtcttcattttctgataaccgttgaatcccgagtcagaatgttctggaatgttccggatatttctattccatattttataaatctttcacaatcttttattctttggtaaacaatttcccgtaatattcatacaaaatattaaggaaaaccaaattatcccgtcattccataacttaaacacggaaatctttcttccgcaggaggaaaccacttgggaacagacgcagcaggtgttgcgcctcttccaagagacgcagtgactgctgcgcctcttcccaggtcctttgtgcgtatttttcgtatctttttcatatcttttcgagattcacttccaaagtctctccgaaaaccttattccttcacgtgattagtataaataggagccttcgctcctcatatttctcacgcgagtgtccgcccttctcttctccctttgcattctagaccacgttcttactttttggcgtctacgtgcttgaacattcgaccacgtaagctcggatccttctgagtaccagcctcgtttgcatgaccaaccaatttgaccaactccacaactaatcaacttaattaatcttaatcgttttcctcttacgagggcactttcgttacattcgagtcgagcatcactaatcgttaacttagttcatctcgtttcgtcaaacatgtaagtctgagggtgtaaatctctcttttattattgttcttcactttttgtatcattaatgtaagatttatgtcgaaaacacctcttaaaaccgatttataaaacctcgtttaaagcCCTTTTtttcggattaccagaagataaccgtcgagaaaggacgcagtgcctgctgcgcctcttcgtgaggctgccgcagttcctgcttcctttcttcttccttcgtcctctgtaattcgtcttctttatttgttttcgtttgttttctttaattctttggtacaataacatagtcatctcacatgtatattattcatcagtcattagtatataattcgtcattaaaatccgacttaaatccctaataatctcatatttgcgggttttcgtcattaaaatcaatccgggttgtagaaattcaattcgttcatattgagtttctggaattcgacctttgatatattttcatctgtctattgtcatattcatcgcatattcgtcattaattcgtcgttaattcgtcatgtttaacctaattagttcacctatgtcactaatcagtcgttcatccatgtaaataattcatcttaactccgtttcatccatgtttattgcttttattacccttattcatatgtaaataatctgttaaatcacttctatccgagtaaatatattaatcaatcattaaaatcactaattaatattaacgatttgcagttccggcttcacagccagaactcacccttggaacagacgcagcaactgttgcgcctcttccaaagggcgatctCTCTTGCGCTACTGTTCAGGTTGATTTTGTCTCTCGAACTCctttcgccttgacctagtttattagtttacgcataattaactattaaccgtattatcgcctactgttctgttcgttaattcctttattctttctttttcccaaattatccgttttaaaggtattttcgacataaatcgctaaacccgttgtaattattgtaattttcattattgtaattttctttattgtatttatcattgtattttgtatcatttgtatgccttcgcatgtaattgaacttaaatttctactttgactaaattgtatgctaaactacatgtttcaccgacttagtctaatcttcacatgttaggattaaaacttggatgttgcatcgcatgcatataatcgacaatatatcaagtatagataatttccctaatcattagtagaggccgctatcgaggcgggcgggattaggtgttcgatcaaaagagcttcctaatacgtaccctcaccccttactccagatctctgtgaactttcgtgttcattgacatccacgagagtcattctagacatagaatgttaagggtaacgagttcttggtgttcatgtcactactttatgtcttgacatggcacgaggtattcgaacggtttccaattttccacaataaattggttgcgactccacaaatacaaatgcttgtttcccaagcgcccccgtggcccccattGTCCACACTTTCATACATCCATCCTCCATTGAACCATTACTGCTCCTTCCTTTCTAATCCTTCAAACTTCCAACAACAATGGCAAACAAGAGGACAAGGGCGGAAATGGCATTTGTACAACAACGTCTAGTCGAGGCAGCGGCAAATGACACCAACCCGGATCCCGATTTTCCGGATGTGGAGTTTGCATCCCAAACGCAAAAAGGTAAATTTATCTTGTTCAAAAATCGCCCCTTAACCCCGACTAAATTCATTTGTAGACCGGCTATGAGGAATATGGGTTTAGACGCGGAAACTTTCGAATTGTTTAAAGGTGTTGAAATGAAAGGCTTGTATGATTTGCACGAGGAAACTTATCCCCGTCTCACATGGGAATTCCTTAGTAGCTTCCGCCTAGATAAACACCGGCAAACCCGTATGGTCGCCCAAATTCACTTCCGATTCATGAACCGTGATAACTCTATGACCCTTGCTAGATTGTGTCAAATTTTCGGTCTCACCAATCCCCCAAACTTTAAGCCACCCGAGACCGCTCACTTTTCTAGGGTGTGGAAAGCCATTTCGGGGTTGGATGATCAAAATGGCGTCAAAAGACTGGAAATTGCGTGCCACAATGCCCTCATGCGCATATGGCATCGATTTGTGGGGGGTTCCATTTTTGCAACTCACGAGCCTTGGGTATTCGAAGTTGTGGAATTGGAGATTTTGGGCTCCTATTTGCTCACCACCCCAACCCCCTATGAGATTAATGTGGGTCACCATTTGGCCCTCCATTTGAATAAGCTTGCTAATTCGCCGGGAAAAAAAGTCTCTCTCCATGTGGGTGGAATAATCACCCGAATTGCTAAGTGCCTTGACCGTCCAGTGGACTTGAGCAACTTGAGGTGGATCCGGGGGGACACCTACATAACCAAGGATTGGATAACGAAAAAGcttgagtggattaaaaccaatcCTTTTGATGGGATTGATTATTGGCAAGTGCAAAAGAAAAATTCGGTCTAAATTCCCAATGCCTCAAAATTTAAAATCAAGCCCGGAGAAGCCTCCTACCTTCTTGAGATTGAGGAGGATGCCGATGAGACCCGACCTCTTCTATCTCACCCTATCACTTATGGTCGTGACAACCGGAGGGAGACCCCCTCTACCCTCAACTACTCCATGCCACCCCCCTCCTTCCAACCACCAACATTCCAACCTCAACcttgggtgggggggggggggggtaactTTGGTGAAGGCTCTTCTAGTAGCATtcctcctcccccgcctcctCTACATGCCGATTTGATCACATTTATGAACGATATATGGTTGGGTTTGCAAACCGCCGCTAGTGAGAGGCGGGGCATTGAATAAAGGTTGGACCGGATCTACTATGACAACTCCGTGGGTCAATTTCCGGTCTACGATGATTACATGAGGAGGAACTACGAGCATCCTTCCCACCTCCACCCTTTTTACTACCTTGAGCCGGATGGTGGATACCACAAGGATGGGAGGTTTGTCTATGCCGACATCAATCTTCGGCCGGATTACTTTGCCGCCCCGGTCTTTCCCCCTCCCGCTTCTCAAGGGGAGGGGCATGATGCTCAATGGTTTGGAGGCACCCCCTCCATCTTCTCCGACCCCGAGGTTGGGAGTGCCTCGTGGGCGGCCGCGGGTGGATTTATCGCATCCGACGTGGCTTTCGGCGATTCCTCCGGTCCCATGAACACCGACGACTTCCTTAGGGAGTCCGAATTTGGAACCggggaagacgatgatgatgatgatgatgaggacaatGAGTCTTAAATGGCCTCGCACTTGGCCTATTTTTGCTCCCTTCCCAATCCAAAAGTCAAGTATGATCTCTCCCTTAATCCAAACTTTCTCATTCATATTTAATTTTCCGcatgcatttagcttagaaattcGTATAGTTGCATCCATCTAAGCTTGCATTAGATTTAAAATTTGTAATATATCGTCGCATTTAGAAATTGCATTCACGTAGTATACCTTGAATTGTAATTCAATtattgcatatagaatagagcataCATTGCATTCTTATTtaaaaaccactaaaaatttgaaaaatttcaaaaacccaaaacatgTAGTCATTTCCGAAtctcctccacacatttatttccattggaaatatgtaaataaataagtgtggggaggaaattccaccATCTAAAAAAtataccaaaaacatgttatttaatttcaaatattcaaaaaaccaaaaacatgttctcttAGTTTTCTTcttgccctcccatgtctataaataagtgtgggaagggcctaaaaaaacccaaaaatatgttatttttcattttcaaaaacaaaataccaaaaatatgttattttcttttcaaaaattgaaaaatacaaaaatatgtccctttcttttccctattCTCTCcatatactttgttccattgagaacaatgtaaatttcaagtgtggggaggaaaatatccactttgtgaatatttgtttatatttgcaTATATCTTTAAATTTGATttcaaaaaatccataaaaattgaaaattttcaaaaaatttacaaaaacatttgcattgtatatatatgtcttatctaacctttggcatagcgCATTGGacatttgaggcaaaaaggagctagaagaccgcttgggataatccttcctatctcttACTCCTTTTTACTATTCTCTCTTTTTGGTATCctggatattttgaaggagaacgggaattttgttgccttgggtgtctccttgggatACCATgtggattgtttggtgttgatgcATGCTGCTAGGATTAGATATTGGTTGCATGTTTACTTTCATGTTCTTTTGATTCCCGCTTGCATTTCGTCACATGTGCATATGTGTAGTAGCTAGACTTAGTTGCACTCAGTTTGTAAATGATTTGCATAAGCATGGtcgaggaagggaaccaagtacccccgtGATGAGCTATTGgtccaattgtgcctttccccttcCCATGACTTGCACCtgtggcctcttagttagccgagggaggTGGGCTTGGccaatgagtttagaccgatcttgtgagacctagggccgtagactagacctaaggctcgacttagctactTAAAGGTacgggtagagcctcctagggtgggtacattcataccccgccctcatctaggtttgagagtaggtctccttgcgaggcgtgtcacatcaagacgcataagtgtgtcatttcgTCCTTAGACCGTGAATTTGCATTACGTCCttgtgcacatgatatgaagcaaaaTCAGTttgtatgaacctcacatagccaaatagccttgttttatCCCTTCCATTATCTCCCTTTTGATTCGCCCCTTTAAGCTTAGGCCTTTCCATTTGGAAAAACCACCAAAATAGCTAcatcccataaccacccttccttaatcaagaattggtcggttttgtagttgtgttgtaggaggtgatttgggtcgtgATAATGGATAGTATACATGTCCACTCAGGTCAAAAGTTTGGTGTATTTGgcattatataaaaataagaggttttgaaaaagaaatgaaaaacgaAACAGAAAAGtgaaaaaagtcatgaaaaaaccaaaaaaatgagTTACTTGTGTTGTGTATATATGTTGTCAAGAAAAGAAagaggcaagcaacacccctcctcatcattaaacggggtagaaaaagccgttgctaaataaaagggcaatttgatgtttttccaaaatgagtcgggtttacacaatttttgcttggCTCGGAAAACCGagtttttgttagggtgtagacgttaccatttgttgaaataagaggagtattttcaaatttttccaatttgagttgggtttgtgcaatttttgcatagttttggtcatccatgctatgttagggcatagacgtgcctcatgtgttgcaataagaaatgggatGTAATGTGTCgataattcttgatttgaactccacatatccaaacagtgcttgcaccaatcccgttttgtcctactccttagccccgttacaaccctcgtttcatattgtgtgcattttaccattgtttgcattttattggacataggacggtcttacacattagattgcgggcacgttgtcgctagtcgagttaggagagtgattttggttactttttgtcacaaaaatcaccttgttctttcattgagtgacgagtgaaaaccatgaggatgtcgttgcctaggtccccttagtcatgggtcttttggttgaatcttgtgtcggttttgtaattctcggcggacttgcctaCTTCCCCTTACCCCGCTCTTGAATGTGTTTCTTGAGTATTGGTCACGCTAGGGTTGCTTGAGCCATGCTTAGGGGTTTGGCACCTCCGTTGGAACTTCTGAAACGGTACTCCCGACCTAGACCGTGTTTTGTTGTTTAAAATTCcagccacttagatgaggaaagtggaccattttgtTAGATGCGTTCTATTATTTGAATACGTGCTTTCATGATAGATGCATCGcagttttgtagcaagacccaacttgccttgcaatagggcactcttccctcatgggtgtcaaattgtgagttgaaggggcgttgagagcgctaatactcattcggatattattagtagattggttgagtgatgcttatattgtgcatacACTCTTGATGACCACCATAGTAGTGTCTTTCGCATTGattttggacttactcgaggacgagtaatgttcaagtgtggggaggtttgatatatgatttatttgcaccgaatttccctttttcttttacgcattccgactcatatcgagtcggttttaTATGTCTTTCCTTGTATTTTGCCCAATCCCCGTACCTGTGATTTGGTGTATCCTCTTCCAGGAATCGAGTCGAGTATAGAGGAATTGGGGAAAGGAAGGCATTccaatgcctttacatgaagaaaaaGGAGATAAGGAGCTGAGGGTAgtcctctgccggcaggccggcaaccggcccaccggtagGGGGCACTGCTGTGaggagaaaaagaggaaaagaagcCAAGAgatgttctctgccggcaggccggcagccggcccaccggcagggaacacaagcCCATACTTAGGATTTTTTGAAGAAGTCTTTTTGAGCTAAAAATTGAGAGACTCGTTGCCGGTATAGCTACCCGGCCAGCCGGCATGGAGCATCAAGTATGTAGAAGTGAAGGAAGAAAGTCGAAGTAAAGGtatcctctgccggcaggccggcagccggtccaccggcagagaatAACAACAAGTCTCATTTACATTGAAAATTCAAGATGGCGCTGCCGGTTGGGGTAGCCGGAAGCCGGCCCGTCGGCACAGGATGACGTTTCTCGCTTAATGGGCTTTTTCTCATTTCCTCCCTTAATCCAATGaaacactatatataccccttccCTAATCAATTGTAGAGACAACCCTAGATATGAAAACGTTCCCTAATTAttataatctttccttaatcaagctttaatctttccataattattattaattacttagtaaaattagttagtattagtaattatcaattgtttacacttggtttttgggattgtattgagagattttggaggatttccttcatttattcaatcaaagcaatcatctttactcttgttggtacatctcttctcttatttacttacttaatcaattgtttacattttaagtAGTCTTTTATAATTGTTGGAATATTTACCATGTCATCTCTTTTTGTTATTTGTTCTATTCCATTTATttgtttgaacaatttgaatatgagtgagtagtaacccttctagggtttagggggagtctaaatgGGATTTTTGGGCATGATAGTTTGATTATTTTGAGTCTTTGGTGAAGTGTTTGTCTTTCTTAGtaatgcacacaaggtgtttgatgattTGTGTGAGTGAGAACTTGTGCTTTTTGTCATAGTTGCTTAATTCCTCCATTGAATgagagtttgtggtggtcttgttgcatgCTTTAGAATGGTGTGTTGCTTAATTAGAGTTGGTAATCACCTTTAGGATAATCAAGAGATTGATTTTCATCCTAGGATAAACCCTCATCATAGACTCCTTGAATCGACTTGTTTGCCCTTAAACCATTTAGATAAACCCGAAAACCCTAGCCTTTAATCAATCGAATACATCTTTCTTCAATCGTTGTTTAGTTGCATCTAGTAGTTTAAATCAACTCCTTTTCTTTCATTTGTGACTAGACTAGACTCCTATTTAGACTAAGTAGAAACCCctccatccttgtggttcgaccccgatctACACACTAAATTGGGTTATATATTGTTGATGGTAAGAGACTTGACCCTATCATTAATTCTTGCTCATCACTGACCTGCAACACGCAAACCTTCTCTAATCGCAAGCACCTCACAAATAAAAGGGGATGGGGCAGCCAGTCTAATGGTCCAACCTCTAACCCAAGAGCCAATACTATTTCTAGTGACACACTCAATACTAGTAAAGGAGGAAGAGGGGGAGAAGGTTGCGTCAACATTGATTTTCAACCAATCAGACGACGGAAGGGCCTAGCTACGCGAGCAAAAGGCAGAGATAGGGTGAACAAAAGTAGGGGGAATAGGGTTGTGGTTATTGGCAGCAATTCAGGAATAGGCCTAGGAGGAGATGAGGGTACTAAGGTGTGAGGACGGGAGAAGAGGGCTGGGAATGAACATAGCATTGCAGAGTTCAGTCCAAAGCTTCCAGATGATAAAGGAGAAGAGGGTGTTCCAAGAAGGGTCAGAAGAGGTGCAGTATATACTTATGATACATATAAAGGAGAAGAGGATGTGCCAAGAAGggccttatttatattttatgtacCACTTTTTGATGATATATACTTATGATACATTGTAATTAGTAACGATGTTTGTACCTATTTTTCATATCTTGTTATGTTTCACGCTAATTTGGAAGTGTTTGGTTGAAACTTTCGGAATGAGGAATAGATTCTCTATTCTAGTGCTTGGTCAATTCATTCTAGTGTACGTTTTGGttggaggttttgaaaaagagTTACCCACTTGAATTGATTGATTCTATTTCCCTTGCAACCCCGTGAATCTCATAGTACCTATCAAATCCCCTAAATTTCCAACTTCATTCCTCCCGTTATTACTATATCCATTCCATGGTCCAACCAATTTACGATGAAAAATATGAGGTTTCTATTCCAGAGAAAGCGCGCGATACTAAACTAAAATCATATTCGAGCTAGTACGTTACAATTAAGGAGGATCGGGGCGAGGAATAGGAGTAGATCCCCCATTGGAGTAAAGAAGTATGAGGTTCTAACTTCATACCTCGTAGTATCATAGTCCACTCTAATTAATTCCACTACTTTGAACTAAACAACCCCTCAATATCtcgtttttaaatttttatttttttactttaCGACTTTCAGTAACTTTGCTACTTATAGTCTCACAATAAATTATTTTAACACTGTCTTACAAGATAATATGTCGCAATAAAATTTGGTATTTGTGTTAATGAATAAACAGTGATAATGTGTATCACTCTACCTATTATGGTGATTATCTAGGTAGCACGAACATTCCTTCTAACTAGTCGTTCCGTGTTCGACGCCGCGTCGGAcacccgacactcgtcggacTCATGCCTAAATATGTTATAATTTAGACGAGGAATAAAATgtcaaaagagattgattagaagatggGTTTGGGTGGAAAATGAGaattaggctctgtttggtagcgcatttcaggtaccttttttcATCGAAGTAGCTTTTTTCACAAAAATTTCAGGTAGCATATTTTCTTGAACGCGTTTGGCAAGTAGCATTTTATAGcaaaaaaggtacctgaaatgaaatgctacctagggtAGCATTtgggatttcaggtacctgattgtATTTTGCTTACCTTTTTTACCCTTCAACTTTTTATATATTACtccaatattattattttttatattatgatcTCAAATAAACCCAATTAAATAGTTTTTACGGAAATGAAAAGCGTTCGTGATAATATCAATACTTTAATTTAGGgtgcaatttaattaactatttttATGTATGGTTTAATAGAAAACTTACTTCGTATACataaattacatttttttgaTATActgtttgatatttttttttttttacgttatcGTGATACTTTAATTATTGTTTCCGTCATTTTGAAACATGTTGAAGACTTGTGCAATTATAGTGAAAAAAATTGCATTTTCTTCTAATTACTAACAATGCCAACGACaataacacaataataataataaaaacataaatgataacaataacaagccatgtccttttacgtcatttgaccaaatatcagctaccttttcagctagtcttCCAAACAGTTTTAATAAAAATCAGGTACCTTTTCAAGTCataattttcagttaccttttcaggtttcggctaccttttcaggtttcaggtagcttttcaggtttcaggtagcttttcagctagttttACCAAACGGGACCTTACTTATAGTCAATGTCAAATTTACCTTCACTtatttgtatttaatatcaaatccattacaaaaataaaatcatagttatttataatcataaaatatactccctcctattctaaataacattatctctttcctttatcatctattcacaataactcACCTCTTTTCTTATTTgttaaagttttatacttattttaatcaacttactccaccaccacaatacccataatttatcttattttaatcacctcatccTACAACAAtacatattttattaaatttaaataacgtgtcccgtgtcctaaatttcatggaatACCATATCACGTATCTGTGTCGTGTCCGTTTTAATGCTACCTAGGTGATTATTCAAAGAAATTTGTCCCGCAAAATTTGATAATTCATATTGATGGCAATATTAGTTTtgtattcaaagaatttcaacatACCAAGATGAGATCAAAAAGGTACTTTGATCAACTTTAACAAATTCCTCATCCCACTTCTTAAACTCATCATCACCAACAGAAGCAGCAGCAGTTGTAGTAGTTGTTGCATTTGCGGTTTTCGCAGCGGTGACATCGACATGTTTCTTACAATACTCAATAACCTTAGACAAGATTTTAGCAGTAACATTAGAAAGGGGAATTGCGTTGTCACCACAATCATCTTCAATCATATGTTTTATTGTTTGAGATTCCAATGCCACAATCTCGTCCACTTCGAAATCCTCGCCATGTGATGATTTCAACATGATCTTCTTTGATGTTGTTGTTTCCgcctgttgtgcggaagcgtgaatatcccgtgttgggcctctgctgcatctgtgtccacaagttataatagtacgatattgtccgctttgggccaagccctcacggatttactctggggctccttcccaaaaggcctcgtactattatattttgtagacacttataaagataaTCTTTCATCTCTATtataccgatgtgggacatgggtttgcaccctaacaatcctccccttaaaccaaggaccatcatcttggaCTCGGGTCTTGACCTCTACGGAGAATTTCCCGCACCATGCAGCCTCATCACCTAGACACCCGCAtcaccaagtcttgataacctcccttTAAACGACACACCATATGTCTCACGGGGCTTGTGCTACACTTGCGTACCAaactcctctgcatccaatataccctgaaCTAGGTCCGAATCCACCACCTCAGCACGTCACACCGAACCGCCTTTTTGGATTTACCAT from Silene latifolia isolate original U9 population chromosome 3, ASM4854445v1, whole genome shotgun sequence harbors:
- the LOC141649877 gene encoding SKP1-like protein 1B produces the protein MLKSSHGEDFEVDEIVALESQTIKHMIEDDCGDNAIPLSNVTAKILSKVIEYCKKHVDVTAAKTANATTTTTAAASVGDDEFKKWDEEFVKVDQSTFLISSWYVEIL